A stretch of the Cryptosporangium minutisporangium genome encodes the following:
- a CDS encoding DUF2784 domain-containing protein yields the protein MGFRVLACVVMVTHFAFMGLLVFGGCLAWRWPRALALHVPAVLWAVTTLMVSIPCPLTRLENALRARGSWPHLAPGGFLDHYIEGVWFPEEYTPLVQAAVAVAIAASWVGVAITTGQRRRITAR from the coding sequence ATGGGCTTCCGGGTTCTGGCGTGCGTGGTCATGGTGACGCACTTCGCCTTCATGGGGCTGCTAGTTTTCGGCGGGTGCCTGGCCTGGCGGTGGCCGCGGGCGCTCGCCCTGCACGTGCCCGCCGTCCTCTGGGCCGTCACGACGCTGATGGTCTCCATCCCCTGCCCGCTCACCCGGCTCGAGAACGCGCTGCGTGCCCGCGGCAGCTGGCCGCACCTAGCGCCGGGCGGGTTCCTCGACCACTACATCGAGGGCGTCTGGTTCCCGGAGGAGTACACGCCCCTCGTCCAGGCTGCGGTTGCCGTCGCCATCGCCGCCTCGTGGGTCGGCGTTGCGATCACGACAGGCCAGCGGAGGAGGATCACCGCCCGGTAA